A single genomic interval of Vulpes lagopus strain Blue_001 chromosome 19, ASM1834538v1, whole genome shotgun sequence harbors:
- the LOC121478636 gene encoding NHP2-like protein 1, with amino-acid sequence MTEADVNPKAYPLADAHLTKKLLDLVQQSCNYKQFRKGANEATKTLNRGISEFIVMAADAEPLEIILHLPLLCEDKNVPYVFVRSKQALGRACGVSRPVIACSVTIKQGSQLKQQIQSIQQSIERLLV; translated from the coding sequence ATGACTGAGGCTGATGTAAATCCTAAGGCCTACCCCCTTGCAGATGCCCACCTCACCAAGAAACTACTGGACCTTGTTCAGCAGTCATGTAACTACAAGCAGTTTCGGAAAGGAGCCAACGAAGCCACCAAAACCCTCAACAGAGGCATCTCTGAGTTCATCGTGATGGCTGCAGACGCTGAGCCCCTGGAAATCATCCTGCACCTTCCGCTGCTGTGTGAAGATAAGAACGTGCCCTACGTGTTTGTGCGCTCCAAGCAGGCCCTCGGGCGGGCCTGTGGGGTGTCCAGGCCTGTCATTGCCTGCTCTGTCACCATCAAACAAGGCTCGCAGCTGAAGCAGCAGATCCAGTCGATTCAGCAGTCCATTGAAAGGCTCTTAGTGTAA